The Bacteroidales bacterium genome contains a region encoding:
- a CDS encoding heparinase II/III family protein, with product MKPDFLALKLTAIMWIISLTACAQNEKSSITGPLPGHPRIMLLEGDEAAIKMTMASDDLWRSAHQFILVESNNIIGKLPVERVLIGRRLLDKSREALKRIFYLSYSWRMTSDSRYLHRAEKEMLAVAAFSDWNPSHFLDVAEMTMAVSIGYDWCYNGLTEESRKIIKNAILEKGLKPSLDSKNNSWLKATHNWNQVCNAGMTFGALAIYDEEKELAGSIIDRAISSIKLPMEDYQPDGAYPEGYGYWGYGTSFNIMFLSAMEKAFGSEYGLTINEGFFKTAEYLENMTGPTGNSFNYSDAGSGGGLQPSMFWLANRLSDPTLLWSERYMLQNKSLPNDRLLPAIMIWSAGMSVNEITPPAKKLWVGQGKNPVALMRSSWTEKDAVYVAIKGGSPSVNHGHMDVGSFVMEALGERWAMDFGMQDYNSLETAGVDLWNMKQNSQRWEVFRYNNLAHNTLTVNNQLQVVGGYAKITSSSESAGMINAITDISSVYSGILTKAIRGIAIVDNSYVTVRDEVETSNAETVIRWNMVTSAAVNITDNNTAVLTKNGKKLELKVKAPASVTMKTWSTVPSHSYDAANPGTIMVGFEVTVPANTKASLTVLLLPQGSVENSQITNMTLENWPK from the coding sequence AGATGACAATGGCTTCTGACGATTTATGGAGATCGGCACATCAGTTCATACTTGTCGAAAGCAATAATATAATCGGAAAGCTCCCGGTTGAAAGAGTGCTTATCGGAAGAAGACTCCTTGACAAATCGAGAGAAGCACTTAAAAGGATTTTTTATCTCTCCTATTCGTGGCGTATGACATCAGACTCCAGGTACCTTCACAGAGCGGAGAAGGAAATGCTGGCTGTTGCAGCTTTCAGTGACTGGAATCCATCTCATTTCCTGGATGTTGCTGAAATGACTATGGCTGTCTCTATTGGTTATGACTGGTGTTACAATGGATTAACCGAAGAATCGCGAAAGATAATTAAGAATGCTATTCTGGAAAAAGGACTGAAGCCATCTCTTGATTCAAAAAATAACAGCTGGCTGAAGGCCACTCATAACTGGAACCAGGTTTGCAATGCAGGTATGACATTCGGGGCTCTAGCAATATATGATGAAGAGAAAGAACTTGCCGGAAGCATTATCGACAGGGCAATTTCTTCAATTAAACTGCCGATGGAAGATTATCAGCCCGATGGTGCATACCCAGAAGGTTACGGATACTGGGGATATGGTACCAGCTTTAATATAATGTTTCTCAGCGCTATGGAGAAAGCATTCGGGAGTGAGTATGGACTTACAATAAATGAAGGATTTTTCAAAACAGCAGAATACCTTGAGAATATGACCGGCCCAACAGGCAACTCATTCAATTATTCTGATGCCGGATCAGGCGGGGGTCTTCAGCCTTCTATGTTTTGGCTTGCAAACAGGCTTAGCGATCCGACTCTTCTATGGTCGGAAAGATACATGCTTCAGAATAAGAGTCTTCCGAATGACCGGCTGCTTCCTGCAATTATGATCTGGAGCGCAGGAATGTCTGTTAATGAAATTACACCTCCTGCAAAAAAATTATGGGTAGGCCAGGGCAAAAATCCTGTTGCCCTTATGCGATCATCCTGGACTGAAAAAGATGCTGTGTATGTGGCAATAAAAGGAGGATCTCCTTCGGTAAATCACGGACATATGGATGTCGGATCCTTTGTAATGGAGGCACTGGGCGAGAGGTGGGCTATGGATTTTGGTATGCAGGATTATAACTCACTTGAGACTGCAGGCGTTGACCTCTGGAATATGAAGCAGAACTCACAGCGCTGGGAGGTTTTCAGATATAATAATCTGGCTCATAACACACTTACAGTCAATAATCAGCTGCAGGTTGTCGGAGGGTACGCAAAGATAACATCATCCTCAGAGTCTGCAGGAATGATTAATGCTATTACAGACATTTCTTCAGTTTACTCCGGAATACTAACTAAAGCCATAAGAGGAATTGCAATTGTTGACAACAGTTATGTTACGGTCAGGGATGAAGTTGAAACCTCAAATGCGGAAACTGTAATCCGCTGGAACATGGTTACTTCGGCTGCTGTTAACATAACTGATAATAATACTGCAGTCCTGACTAAAAACGGGAAGAAACTAGAACTAAAAGTAAAAGCACCGGCTTCAGTAACAATGAAAACCTGGAGCACAGTGCCTTCACATAGCTATGATGCTGCAAATCCCGGGACTATAATGGTAGGATTTGAAGTTACTGTTCCTGCCAATACAAAAGCATCACTGACAGTGCTTTTGCTGCCTCAGGGTTCTGTTGAGAATAGCCAAATAACTAACATGACACTGGAAAACTGGCCAAAATAG
- a CDS encoding TIM barrel protein, with translation MNRRKMIGSVAGAAVVTAATPFNSVFAGTTDNAAPLKGNIRHSVSQWCYGDIPLEDFAKACKEMGIESIELLKEADWAIVGKHGLKCAVGYATDWGIPKGFNRVANHEKLIADFEAMIPKAAAAGVPNLICFSGNREGQNDQEGMINCAKGLRKLMPTAEKHGVTIIMELLNSYGHKDYQCDKTTWGSALCEMVGSDRFKLLYDIYHMQLMEGNVIDTIKKYIPYIGHIHTGGVPGRNELDETQELYYPAIMQAIVKTGYKGFVGQEFVPKDKDKLASLKKCIQICDV, from the coding sequence ATGAACAGAAGAAAAATGATAGGAAGTGTCGCCGGTGCAGCTGTAGTAACAGCAGCAACACCATTTAACAGTGTATTTGCAGGTACAACTGATAATGCAGCCCCTCTTAAAGGCAATATCCGTCATTCGGTGAGCCAGTGGTGCTATGGAGATATTCCCCTGGAAGACTTCGCCAAAGCATGTAAAGAGATGGGCATTGAGTCCATTGAACTTCTGAAAGAAGCCGACTGGGCAATTGTCGGAAAACACGGACTTAAATGTGCTGTGGGATATGCCACGGACTGGGGTATTCCAAAAGGCTTCAACCGTGTTGCCAATCATGAAAAGCTTATCGCCGATTTCGAGGCAATGATACCAAAAGCAGCTGCAGCAGGTGTTCCGAACCTTATCTGTTTTTCAGGTAACCGTGAAGGCCAGAATGACCAGGAAGGAATGATAAATTGTGCAAAAGGCTTGCGCAAACTGATGCCAACGGCTGAGAAACACGGAGTTACAATCATTATGGAGCTCCTGAACAGTTATGGACATAAAGACTACCAGTGCGATAAGACCACCTGGGGGTCGGCTCTCTGTGAAATGGTCGGATCTGACAGGTTCAAACTGCTCTATGACATTTACCACATGCAGCTGATGGAAGGTAATGTTATTGATACAATAAAAAAATACATTCCTTACATCGGACATATACATACCGGAGGCGTGCCGGGAAGAAATGAACTGGACGAAACACAGGAGCTTTACTATCCTGCTATTATGCAGGCTATTGTAAAAACCGGTTATAAAGGATTTGTGGGGCAGGAATTTGTACCAAAGGATAAGGATAAACTGGCATCGCTTAAAAAGTGCATCCAGATCTGTGACGTCTAG
- a CDS encoding peptidoglycan synthetase, which produces MRVHFIAVGGAVMHNLAIALHKKGYRVTGSDDEIFEPSLSRLKQYGLLPEKYGWDPGNITADIDAIILGMHARADNPELLRSKDLGLKIMSFPEYLFEQTKNKKRVVVAGSHGKTTTTAMIMHVLRFLNIKFDYMVGSGIDGFETMVGLSEEAEIAVFEGDEYLTSALDRRPKFHLYMPDIAIINGIAWDHKNVFPTFDNYIEQFRVFVNKITPGGTLIYFAEDPEVNKIAEESTGDFIKVPYKVHGYFQNKTGFYGATHNRVVPLKIFGEHNMQNLSAAKQACLSVGVAEDDFYTAIQSFEGTSKRLQKIKETGSGIIYLDFAHSPSKVKATVEAVAARYPGREIIACLELHTYSSLSDDFLPLYEGTLKSATKAYVYFNPHAIALKKLKPIGKENVRNAFGGENILVFDNSQDLFKQINNQHYNNPVYLFMSSGDFDGFDLKTII; this is translated from the coding sequence ATGAGAGTACATTTTATCGCAGTCGGCGGCGCAGTGATGCACAACCTGGCAATTGCTTTGCACAAAAAGGGATATCGGGTTACCGGTTCTGATGATGAGATATTTGAACCATCACTCTCCAGACTCAAACAGTATGGTTTGCTTCCGGAGAAGTATGGATGGGACCCCGGCAATATCACTGCAGATATTGATGCAATTATACTCGGCATGCATGCCAGGGCAGATAATCCCGAGCTGCTCAGGTCTAAAGATCTGGGACTGAAAATTATGTCATTCCCCGAATACCTGTTTGAACAGACAAAAAACAAAAAACGGGTTGTCGTTGCCGGCAGTCACGGTAAAACCACTACCACTGCAATGATAATGCATGTGCTGAGATTCCTGAACATCAAATTCGATTACATGGTAGGCTCGGGAATTGACGGATTTGAAACTATGGTTGGATTGTCAGAGGAAGCAGAAATAGCTGTATTTGAAGGTGATGAGTATCTGACATCAGCTCTTGACAGAAGGCCAAAGTTCCATCTATACATGCCTGATATAGCCATTATAAATGGTATTGCCTGGGATCACAAAAATGTGTTTCCCACGTTCGACAATTACATAGAACAGTTCAGGGTATTTGTTAATAAAATAACACCGGGAGGAACCCTGATATATTTTGCTGAAGATCCTGAAGTAAATAAAATTGCAGAGGAATCAACAGGTGATTTCATAAAGGTCCCATATAAAGTCCATGGATATTTTCAGAACAAAACAGGATTCTACGGAGCTACTCATAACCGGGTTGTACCTCTGAAAATATTCGGTGAACATAATATGCAGAACCTTTCTGCCGCAAAGCAGGCCTGCCTTTCAGTCGGGGTGGCAGAGGATGATTTTTATACAGCTATTCAAAGCTTTGAAGGCACATCAAAAAGACTTCAGAAAATTAAAGAAACCGGGAGCGGGATTATCTATCTCGATTTTGCCCATTCACCATCCAAAGTAAAAGCTACAGTTGAAGCGGTAGCAGCAAGGTATCCGGGACGCGAAATAATTGCATGTCTTGAATTGCATACATACTCAAGTCTTAGCGACGACTTTCTCCCTCTGTATGAAGGAACCCTGAAAAGTGCCACGAAAGCATATGTATATTTCAACCCTCATGCAATCGCTTTGAAAAAGCTCAAACCGATTGGAAAGGAAAATGTAAGAAATGCATTTGGAGGTGAGAATATTCTGGTATTTGATAATTCACAGGATTTGTTTAAACAGATTAATAATCAGCATTATAACAACCCGGTATATCTTTTCATGAGTTCAGGGGATTTTGATGGATTTGATTTAAAAACTATAATATAA
- a CDS encoding 30S ribosomal protein S20 codes for MANHKSSEKRIRQTEVKKDSNKYYAKTTRNALKTLRSSTNKEEAATLLPKLTSMLDKLAKKNIIHKKKASNLKSSLVKHVNSL; via the coding sequence ATGGCAAATCATAAGTCGTCCGAAAAAAGGATAAGGCAGACCGAGGTAAAGAAAGACAGTAATAAATATTACGCAAAAACTACCCGTAATGCTCTTAAGACACTTCGCAGTTCAACGAACAAAGAAGAGGCTGCAACATTGCTTCCTAAATTAACTTCTATGCTCGATAAGCTTGCGAAAAAGAATATTATTCACAAGAAAAAGGCATCAAACCTTAAGTCCTCACTTGTAAAGCACGTAAATAGCTTATAA